A single genomic interval of Puntigrus tetrazona isolate hp1 chromosome 1, ASM1883169v1, whole genome shotgun sequence harbors:
- the grk1a gene encoding rhodopsin kinase GRK1: MDIGGLTTVVANSAYISARGSFDGTANPAANRDKKYHAKLKLPHITVCEGLRETLDLQFKSICVEQPIGKRLFQEFLETTNEYKGPCRLWKDVEAYDTAEDKDRAQKAAKILQRYMEPSAKHFCPFLPENDITKVKERHEEAADDLFVQILLSVFDFLKEVPFTFYLETMYFKRFLQWKWLEMQPVGEDWFLDFRVLGKGGFGEVSACQMRATGKLYACKKLNKKRLKKRKGYEGAMVEKRILARVHSRFIVTLAYAFQTKTELCLVMTIMNGGDLRYHIYNVDENNPGFSEARACYYAAQIIQGLEHLHQKRIIYRDLKPENVLLDNEGHVRISDLGLALELADDQLKTKGYAGTPGFMAPELLKGEEYDYSVDYFTLGVTLYEFIAAKGPFRTRGEKVENKEVKKRILNDPVTYPETFSEKAKSICEGLLAKEVDKRLGFKNGSCDELRAHPFFSEINWRKLDAGILPPPFVPDSKTVYAKNLDDVGAFSTVKGVCLEDDDKTFFDEFASGNISIPWQEEMIETGIYGELNVWGPNGTVPNDLRRESILEQPPKSSTCCVS; encoded by the exons ATGGACATCGGTGGCCTGACCACGGTGGTGGCCAACTCGGCATACATCTCGGCCCGTGGCAGTTTCGACGGCACGGCCAACCCGGCGGCCAACCGAGACAAGAAGTACCATGCCAAACTCAAGCTGCCCCACATCACGGTGTGCGAAGGTCTGAGAGAAACTCTGGATCTGCAGTTCAAGAGCATCTGCGTGGAGCAACCCATCGGCAAGAGACTCTTTCAAGAGTTTCTGGAAACCACCAACGAGTATAAGGGCCCTTGTCGCCTTTGGAAGGACGTTGAGGCGTACGACACCGCCGAGGATAAAGACCGAGCTCAGAAAGCTGCCAAAATCCTCCAGCGCTACATGGAGCCTTCGGCCAAGCACTTCTGCCCCTTTTTACCCGAGAACGACATCACCAAGGTGAAGGAGCGGCACGAGGAGGCGGCGGACGACCTGTTTGTGCAGATCCTGCTCAGTGTTTTCGACTTCCTCAAAGAGGTTCCCTTCACCTTCTATCTAGAGACCATGTATTTTAAGCGGTTCCTCCAGTGGAAGTGGCTGGAGATGCAGCCCGTAGGCGAGGACTGGTTCCTGGACTTCCGTGTTCTGGGTAAGGGTGGATTCGGAGAAGTGTCCGCCTGTCAGATGAGGGCCACGGGGAAGCTGTACGCCTGCAAGAAGCTCAACAAGAAGAGGCTGAAGAAAAGGAAAGGCTATGAG GGCGCCATGGTGGAGAAACGGATCCTGGCTCGAGTTCACAGTAGATTCATCGTGACGCTGGCTTACGCCTTCCAGACCAAAACAGAGCTGTGTCTGGTGATGACCATCATGAACGGAGGAGACCTGAg GTACCACATCTATAACGTGGATGAGAATAACCCAGGGTTTTCTGAAGCCAGAGCGTGTTATTATGCTGCTCAGATCATTCAAGGCCTGGAGCATCTTCACCAGAAGAGAATCATCTACAGAGACCTGAAACCAGAAAACGTTCTGCTAGATAATGAAG GTCATGTCCGTATCTCTGACCTCGGGCTGGCTTTGGAGCTCGCAGATGACCAGCTCAAAACCAAAGGATACGCTGGAACTCCAG ggttCATGGCCCCGGAGCTGCTCAAGGGTGAAGAATATGATTACTCAGTAGATTACTTCACTCTCGGGGTCACGCTGTACGAGTTCATCGCTGCTAAAGGACCCTTCAGGACTCGAGGAGAGAAG GTGGAGAATAAAGAGGTGAAGAAACGGATCCTGAACGACCCGGTGACCTACCCAGAGACCTTCAGTGAGAAGGCCAAGTCCATCTGTGAGGGTCTGCTGGCTAAAGAAGTGGACAAGAGACTGGGCTTCAAGAACGGCTCGTGTGACGAGCTGCGAGCGCATCCCTTCTTCAGCGAAATCAACTGGAGGAAACTCGACGCCG GGATTCTGCCTCCTCCGTTCGTTCCCGACTCAAAGACGGTCTACGCCAAGAACCTGGACGACGTGGGCGCGTTCTCCACGGTGAAGGGCGTCTGTCTGGAGGACGACGACAAGACGTTCTTCGATGAGTTCGCGTCAGGAAACATCTCCATCCCCTGGCAGGAGGAGATGATCGAGACGGGCATCTACGGAGAGCTGAACGTGTGGGGCCCGAACGGCACGGTGCCCAACGACCTGCGCCGAGAGTCCATCCTGGAGCAGCCGCCCAAGTCCTCCACCTGCTGCGTCTCGTAA